Sequence from the Roseofilum reptotaenium CS-1145 genome:
ATCCATCTTTTTAGGGTTGGCGATCGCCTTGGGACGATGGGTTGTTCCTCCCCTGATCAAAAGCATCGCCCGCACCGAAAGCAGCGAACTCTTCCTCTTAACCACCATTGCGCTGTGCTTAAGTGTTGCCCTGGTTACTGCCCATCTGGGATTATCCATTGAAATGGGAGCCTTTGTGGCTGGCTTAATGATGGCCGAAATTGATTATGCCGATCAAGCCCTGGCTAAAGTTCTCCCCTTACGCGATACCTTTGCCAGCCTCTTTTTTGCCTCTATTGGCATGTTAATCGATCCGCAAATTTTGCTCGATAACTTCGGCATTATTTTAGGATTAGTGCTGATGGTGATGTTCGGGAAAGCCCTGATTATCTTCCCCATTGTCCTCAAATTTGGCTACTCCTTAAAAACCGCCGCGATCGCCGCTTTGGGCTTAAACCAAATCGGTGAATTTTCCTTTGTCCTCGCCTTAGAAGGATTCGATCTGGGTCTGTTAACCGAGGAAAAATATCTCCTGATCTTAGGCACAACTGCCATTACTCTAATCCTCACTCCTATTAGCATCCGCTTTGCCCCCCGGTTAGCCCAATTTATGGATAAAATCCCTGGCCTCAACCAACTCCTACGTCAACAAGAAATCAAAGCACTATCCTTACCAGAAACAATTAAAAATCATGTTGTCATCGCTGGCTATGGGCGAGTCGGACAAGCCCTAATTAGAATTTTGCATAATCAAGGACATCCTCTCTTAGTTATTGACAATAGTGAAGCTGCAATTCAACGATTAAGACATCAAAATATTCCCTATATTTTTGGTGATGCCGACTCCGAATTGGTCTTAGGCAAAGCTCATTTAGAAACGGCCAAAGCCTTGGCCATTACCCTCCCCGATCCTGGCACGACCAGACTCTTGCTCAAACATGCCCTAGAATTTGCACCAGAATTGGATGTGGTTGCCCGATCCCATAATAATAGTGAAATTGATGTCCTCACCCAACTAGGGGCCCAAGAAGTCGTACAACCGGAATTTGAAGCTGCCCTAGAAATGGGGGCCCATTTACTGTCCACATTAGGTGAATCTCAATGGGCGATTCAATCAGTCATTCAAGCAATTCATCGCGACCATTATCGCAGCGTCCGTCCAGAAAATTTGGTGGGTCTGCAACAGAAATGGCTGGATGATGCCACTGAATCTTTGCACCATGAATGGGTAAAACTTTCAGAAACGTCATCCTTAGATTGGATGACCTTAAGTGAAACCGATATCCGTCATTTAACCGGAGTGACAGTAATGGCTATTCAGCAAGGTGACGATCGGGTCTATTATCCGAAAAATAAAATGACCTTGCGTTCCGGTGACCAATTATTAGTCGTCGGAAAACCAGAAGAAATCTTAGCTTTTCGAGATTTAGTTGAGGGACGTAGCGCCCTTGCCGAGGGAATCAGTCATTGGTTAACCCTTTCTGAGCTATCCCCGCTGATTATGCTCACACCCCGTGACATTTGGCAAAAATATCAGGTGGTCATTCAAGCGGTACGTCGCCATGGAAAACTTTATAATCCAGTGGATTCAGCCATGCAATTAGAAGCAGATGATTGTTTATTATTGCGAGGAGAGAGCGATCGCATCCAAGACGCGATCGCCGATGATATCCTCTTGAACCCAAACGAGTTAAACTAATTTCTATTACCGATTACCGATCCCCTATGTCCCTCGATTATCTTGAATTTGCTTCTTCTAGCCAACCTCCCCAGGGTTTAGTAATTTTTCTCCATGGTTGGGGGGCAAATGCACCCGATTTATACCCCCTAGCTGAAACTCTGAATTTACCGGAATATCAGTTTATCTTTCCCAATGCTCCCTTTGCCCATCCCGAAGTTCCAGGAGGGTTAATGTGGTATGGTTTAGACTTCAATAATCCTGAAAAAATGTTTAGCGATTCTCAAAGAATTCAAGTCTCCTATGAAAAACTTAAAGCATTTTTAGAAGGGTTATCTCAACAAACTGGAGTCCCCTTAGAAAAAATAGTTTTAGCTGGATTTTCTCAAGGGGGAGCAATGGCGCTCCATGTGGGATTAACCCTGCCGTTTGCAGGGTTAATTGGCTTGAGTGGTTATTTGCATTCAGAAGTAGAATATTCCTATGAGCCTCCAGTGTTTCTCTTTCATGGTCGTTTCGATCCGATGGTTCCCCTGGAGAAAGGAAAACAAGCCAGAGATGAGTTACAAAAACAAGGAATTGCAGTAACCTATGAAGAGTTCGATATGGCTCATCAAATTATTCCAGAAGAGTTGGAGCGGGTGCGCCAAGTTTTGGTGGATATGTTGGCATAGAGCGCTAGGTGTTAGGGAATGGGGAAGAGGGAATCGGGAATGGGGAATTGAGGTGGAGGATCATCGAGCCTAAATTATGAATCATACCCTTGTAAGATTCCCCTATCTCCCTATCCTCTCAACGGTTATAGTAGCTAGGTTTCTCTCATTGAAAGACAGTCCTATGGTGAACTTAAGACAAAGAATCTGGAATTGGGGCGCGATCGCCACTTTAGCGATCGCCATTACCGCTTGTGGTTCTTCTCCAGAGGAGGTTGCCTCCTCTCCTTCTCCGGTTGATCCCGTAACTCTCACGCCAGAAGAAGTACAAAATTATGCCAGGGTTATCCTAGAACTTGAACCCATTCGCCAAGTTGCTCTCGGCCAAGTACAAACTTTAGTGGATAGCGGTGTAGCGCCGATTATTATTTGCACCGATCCCCAGAGTCTTGCCGGTGTATCTTCTGAAGTGACGGAAGTGGTGGTTAATTTCTGTACTCGAGCTAAAGAGATTAATGACAAATATGGCTTTACCCCTACACGCTTTAATGATATTACCCGTAATTTACCGACGAATGCAGAATTGAAAGCACAAGTTGATGAAGCGCTGTTAGCACAGGTGATGAATCCAGAGACAACTGCACCGGAAACCACTGACTTAGGACAATAATTTGTAAGTTGGGAATGGTTCCATTAACCAACCAAGAGTGGCTGACTGGTTTTGTTGGCGCGATCGCTCTAAAACTTGGATGGGTATTTCTAAGGATAAATCAGGAAAATCTTAATACTTTTAAAGGGGTCGAGAATTGCGATCGGGGGCGATCGTCAACCCAAACATTTTCCCCTGTTGCACATTCACAATCCAATATTCTCGAATCCCTACTTTCGTTCTCAATCACTGAATCCTTGAAAACCTCCAGCTACCCTGTCTTGCATCTTGTCTACAAAATTGGTATAAGATAGGCGCTAACTCCTTAAAAACAGATAACTCTCGCCTTTTATGACTATTGATGAGCTATGGGTATTGATAGGCGCTAAATACCACAAACAATTAAGACCCGTACAAAAAATAGTGCTTTATCAATCCTGGGAGGGATATTCCTTTGCTCAAATAGC
This genomic interval carries:
- a CDS encoding DUF4168 domain-containing protein — translated: MVNLRQRIWNWGAIATLAIAITACGSSPEEVASSPSPVDPVTLTPEEVQNYARVILELEPIRQVALGQVQTLVDSGVAPIIICTDPQSLAGVSSEVTEVVVNFCTRAKEINDKYGFTPTRFNDITRNLPTNAELKAQVDEALLAQVMNPETTAPETTDLGQ
- a CDS encoding alpha/beta hydrolase; its protein translation is MSLDYLEFASSSQPPQGLVIFLHGWGANAPDLYPLAETLNLPEYQFIFPNAPFAHPEVPGGLMWYGLDFNNPEKMFSDSQRIQVSYEKLKAFLEGLSQQTGVPLEKIVLAGFSQGGAMALHVGLTLPFAGLIGLSGYLHSEVEYSYEPPVFLFHGRFDPMVPLEKGKQARDELQKQGIAVTYEEFDMAHQIIPEELERVRQVLVDMLA
- a CDS encoding cation:proton antiporter domain-containing protein, whose product is MAADHHFILDLTLVLGASALGGYVATRLRQPVLLGYLVSGFVVGPFGLQLLAETEQIKPLAEIGVAFLLFALGVEFSLAELKRVKEIAIQGSLLQIGLTLSLVAIASTVLGWVSGWTQGIFLGSILSLSSTAVVLKTLTERGEVNTLHGQVMLAILIAQDLALGFMLAILPALDSPEHVWPTLGAALLKVSIFLGLAIALGRWVVPPLIKSIARTESSELFLLTTIALCLSVALVTAHLGLSIEMGAFVAGLMMAEIDYADQALAKVLPLRDTFASLFFASIGMLIDPQILLDNFGIILGLVLMVMFGKALIIFPIVLKFGYSLKTAAIAALGLNQIGEFSFVLALEGFDLGLLTEEKYLLILGTTAITLILTPISIRFAPRLAQFMDKIPGLNQLLRQQEIKALSLPETIKNHVVIAGYGRVGQALIRILHNQGHPLLVIDNSEAAIQRLRHQNIPYIFGDADSELVLGKAHLETAKALAITLPDPGTTRLLLKHALEFAPELDVVARSHNNSEIDVLTQLGAQEVVQPEFEAALEMGAHLLSTLGESQWAIQSVIQAIHRDHYRSVRPENLVGLQQKWLDDATESLHHEWVKLSETSSLDWMTLSETDIRHLTGVTVMAIQQGDDRVYYPKNKMTLRSGDQLLVVGKPEEILAFRDLVEGRSALAEGISHWLTLSELSPLIMLTPRDIWQKYQVVIQAVRRHGKLYNPVDSAMQLEADDCLLLRGESDRIQDAIADDILLNPNELN